In the genome of Ptychodera flava strain L36383 chromosome 13, AS_Pfla_20210202, whole genome shotgun sequence, one region contains:
- the LOC139147295 gene encoding WD repeat-containing protein 97-like isoform X6 produces MSLAQARKFLDSTQKKPGQKENETKAQFYWRKLRETIRFTVKNVYRSDLKSVVIGHGVHHVRKLNHINEITDVLYNPEAKEYLTVDCKGINIFHLDGRKKDFIQPDEEFTRLIHAKEVNEYIGWTPGGDELLLLSDEFELISVGKVPQKIYAVVYNEQCNEIVTAGVGNVTSWSFRYAAKHLIPRKMAKEGLTAQDIFPLISLEDTASRAQRAFTACGTAVAVFNLYEGKLVTYKRDLHVRNITSLLFFNPLKCLITAARDGTIKMWDETWHLKLVFVGHSGAVSCLAVYPYGPYIISGSHDCTLRVWSLETCDEVDMIETAEPVDGLGTVLKCDNVHSYSAFTVSLWKIRDIHTMHTAIGHKIDAIRLTNRPEPECPRRALVVTRDATVRVVAPSNGNVITSLIVDRKVGVVDAIYAQAEETLFVALKNGDMVLANTKVNPSVVKHTWKGSEGSEREHFNCLCLYEYIVENSLETDVWKGLFRSAKVTVQSPMKSSKMRGKDRTLVMGGRKDGYLAVLDWDTMEVTYKIEAHGYKGVLSLLANSKDDQLISAGLDPETSSNNVIKVWRVFPFAEESLAPLMSFYCANTPLHMSVMRSCLMVAFQEPSTATYSIVKYDINSKNRFDHSPNEDHIDDVTGLSCCPRMQVTASCSSDGTLRIWNEANRLIRIVKLNAMPTSLCFCSEKGDLLIGIGKHLHRIEHYKYMPKAYMMKMVSMHFPDEIDEDPLPYDGDLIHYMTHEDVKRLKHAHSSLYKFDHFVDVLTDEENEELTREKKTKEKEYAMLEARDSELRKIRDGKIALKKKPRPPPRVREEAFQKYLELLPRPEQIFVPKDDYFNPNAFMDVPDIQGEAPYREFSPMGFFPNPASIVREEDEEEDGVKVTRKRPLPINPSGFIPNSVLIRLLWKEEDTAQMKSDSWRPPALSEDQLAEINARKRPKDEDIERVFVWSDEEEEYVFPSPTPTPEAKKIEDMVEQEEREKAELEKPKSVPKSRVLKQLDIDMTRSPSPKELEVDVETPPPTPPPEEPKEEPKEEPKPPPKPKPVQPRKPIQKLIAKPKPKTPSPEPPPPPTPSPPRPPTPLPGFITQFRGAEWFEKYFPNAGPSTFPKPWTVSAFTTTLLKLEKIADYEMKTQIADAMMTLHVQDGLANSQQVADTILGLLNSSSPPTVQDEEQKAFILHALRLLQGLGSRDEATVVQMIVQYLDGDEEIRTQVRNLFIQMGVQDPHNYFFKELDSWEVWNLDEANHRTELQAMAKNWVQKWTELFKNHIRRTIELLKKGKVTGKIAKLPGKGRQTSPSEPSRGILKKDDEDSSGDRVSTAGSSEKDRLTPRPLSQTRPIMVTFDAPPDQATIDNATPVEAINYFCEMQLEKHMERLRAAETPAASKVKEDVKKNTVLVLPKIKSESNHLVNREQDEPSDLESEASDVVEFKTSRELFEEMKREKEKEQRQQREKERQEKREKKKSPKKPTPPLPESRKKEKDSKPSLVRLGETHTSKCRPHRETSLAAIEFKLPSIYPGKRMEYDGMYGFTPKIDLPMKTVVMNPFPSPADYYEQYHQPILLSLKSSQKYFVPSQSYIKPTELI; encoded by the exons ATGAGCCTTGCACAAGCAAGGAAGTTCCTGGACTCAACCCAGAAGAAACCTGGACAAAAGGAAAATGAAACCAAAGCCCAGTTCTATTGGAGAAAACTTCGAGAAACAATTAGATTTACAGTGAAAAATGTTTACAGGTCTGACCTGAAAAGTGTTGTCATAGGACATGGTGTGCATCATGTGAGGAAACTAAATCATATCAATGAGATAACTGATGTGTTATACAACCCAGAAGCTAAG GAGTACTTGACCGTTGACTGTAAGGGTATCAACATTTTCCATTTGGATggaagaaagaaagactttaTTCAGCCAGATGAAGAGTTTACCAGACTGATCCATGCCAAGGAAGTCAATGAATACATTGGCTGGACACCAGGTGGAGATGAACTACTTTTGTTGTCTGATGAATTTGAACTTATTTCTGTCGGCAAAGTACCTCAGAAGATTTATGCCGTCGTGTACAATGAGCAGTGTAATGAAATAGTTACTGCTGGTGTTGGCAATGTTACA tCATGGAGCTTTCGATATGCAGCCAAGCACCTTATCCCGAGGAAGATGGCCAAAGAGGGTCTGACTGCTCAAGACATCTTTCCACTAATCTCACTGGAGGACACAGCCAGCAGAGCTCAGAGAGCTTTCACAGCATGTGGTACTGCAGTTGCAGTGTTCAATCTTTATGAAGGCAAACTAGTCACATACAAAAGAGACCTTCATGTCAGGAATATTACAAG CTTGCTGTTCTTCAACCCACTGAAGTGTTTGATCACAGCAGCCAGAGATGGAACTATCAAAATGTGGGATGAAACATGGCATTTGAAGCTAGTCTTTGTAGGCCACAGTGGTGCTGTTAGCTGTCTGGCTGTCTATCCATATGGACCATACATCATCTCAGGGTCCCATGACTGTACACTCAGAGTATGGAGTTTAGAAACCTGTGATGAAGTGGACAT gaTTGAAACTGCAGAACCTGTTGATGGTCTAGGTACAGTCCTCAAATGTGACAATGTACACAGCTATTCAGCATTCACCGTCTCTCTGTGGAAAATCCGGGATATACACACCATGCACACAGCAATAGG ACATAAAATAGATGCAATACGGCTCACAAACAGACCTGAACCTGAG TGCCCACGACGTGCGTTAGTAGTAACTAGAGATGCAACAGTCAGAGTGGTTGCACCCAGCAATGGAAATGTCATCACATCACTGATTGTGGATAGGAAAGTTGGAGTTGTGGATGCAATTTATGCCCAAGCAGAAG AAACATTATTTGTTGCTCTGAAGAATGGTGACATGGTACTGGCTAACACAAAAGTCAATCCCAGTGTTGTCAAGCATACATGGAAGGGCAGTGAAGGAAGTG AAAGAGAACATTTCAACTGCCTGTGTTTGTATGAATACATTGTGGAGAACTCCCTGGAAACTGATGTGTGGAAAGGACTGTTCAGGTCGGCCAAGGTCACAGTTCAAAGTCCCATGAAAAGTTCCAAGATGAGAGGCAAGGACAGAACACTGGTCATGGGTGGTCGTAAAGATGGCTACTTGGCTGTATTGGACTGGGACACCATGGAAGTCACCTACAAAATTGAG GCGCATGGCTACAAGGGTGTTCTGAGTCTTCTTGCCAACTCTAAAGATGATCAGCTCATCTCAGCTGGTCTAG ATCCTGAGACTTCGAGTA ACAATGTCATCAAAGTGTGGCGGGTATTTCCATTTGCTGAAGAGTCCCTGGCACCGCTGATGTCGTTTTACTGTGCAAATACTCCACTACACATGTCAGTCATGAGAAGTTGCTTGATGGTTGCTTTTCAAGAGCCGTCTACTGCCACCTACAGCATTGTCAAATATGACATCAATTCCAAAA atCGGTTTGATCACAGTCCAAACGAAGACCACATTGATGATGTTACAGGGCTCAGTTGCTGCCCTAGAATGCAGGTGACCGCTTCCTGCAGCTCTGACGGCACACTTAGAATATGGAATGAAGCTAACAGACTCATTag GATCGTCAAGCTGAACGCAATGCCCACAAGTCTGTGCTTCTGCAGTGAGAAAGGTGACCTGCTGATAGGAATAGGCAAACATTTACACAGGATTGAACACTACAAAT ATATGCCCAAAGCATACATGATGAAGATGGTATCCATGCATTTTCCTGATGAGATTGATGAAGATCCTTTACCCTATGACGGTGATTTGATACACTACATGACCCATGAAGATGTCAAGAGACTCAAACATGCACACTCCTCACTCTACAA ATTtgatcattttgtggatgttctcactgatgaagaaaatgaaGAGCTTACTAGAGAAAAGAAGACGAAGGAAAAA GAGTATGCCATGTTGGAAGCCAGAGACAGTGAATTGAGGAAGATTCGAGATGGAAAGATTGCACTGAAGAAGAAACCAAGACCACCTCCAAGAGTTAGAGAAGAGGCTTTTCAGAAATACTTAGAGTTACTTCCAAGGCCAGaacaaatattt GTACCCAAAGATGATTACTTCAACCCCAATGCATTCATGGATGTGCCAGACATTCAAG GAGAGGCACCGTACCGTGAGTTTTCCCCAATGGGTTTCTTTCCTAATCCTGCCTCCATCGTGCGGGAAGAAGATGAGGAAGAGGACGGAGTCAAAGTCACAAGGAAGAGACCTCTCCCCATCAACCCTTCGGGCTTCATTCCCAATTCCGTCCTTATACGTTTACTGTGGAAAGAGGAGGACACGGCACAGATGAAATCTGACTCATGGAGGCCGCCAGCATTGAGTGAAGATCAGTTAGCAGAGATTAATGCCAGAAAAAGG CCCAAGGACGAGGATATCGAG CGAGTTTTCGTCTGGAGTGATGAAGAAGAg GAGTATGTGTTTCCATCACCTACGCCAACTCCAGAG GCCAAGAAGATTGAAGACATGGTTGAACAAGAGGAGCGTGAGAAAGCCGAACTGGAAAAACCCAAATCAGTACCCAAATCACGGGTCCTCAAACAACTTGACATTGATATGACAAGGTCACCTTCACCCAAGGAATTGGAGGTGGATGTTGAAACCCCACCTCCCACCCCACCCCCTGAAGAACCTAAAGAAGAGCCCAAGGAGGAGCCCAAACCACCCCCTAAACCAAAACCTGTGCAACCCAGGAAACCCATTCAGAAGCTCATAGCCAAACCCAAGCCTAAAACACCCAGTCCTGAACCCCCACCTCCACCGACCCCATCACCCCCAAGACCGCCAACTCCTCTACCAGGATTTATTACACAGTTCAGAGGTGCTGAGTGGTTTGAAAAATACTTCCCAAATGCTGGACCAAGT ACCTTTCCCAAACCCTGGACAGTGTCAGCATTCACCACTACTCTGCTGAAACTGGAAAAGATTGCAGACTACGAGATGAAAACTCAGATTGCAGATGCCATGATGACACTCCACGTCCAGGACGGGCTGGCAAACTCCCAGCAGGTTGCCGACACCATACTTGGTTTATTGAACTCATCCTCCCCACCCACAGTACAAGACGAGGAACAGAAAGCATTCATTCTACATGCGTTGAGATTGTTACAGGGTCTAGGATCACGTGATGAAGCCACTGTGGTACAGATGATTGTACAGTACTTGGATGGAGATGAAGAGATAAG GACACAAGTGCGTAATCTGTTCATTCAAATGGGAGTCCAGGATCCTCACAATTATTTCTTCAAAGAATTGGATTCCTGGGAAGTGTGGAATCTGGACGAAGCCAATCACAGGACAGAACTGCAAGCCATGGCAAAGAATTGGGTTCAAAAATGGACGGAActattcaag AACCACATCAGGCGAACCATTGAACTCTTGAAGAAGGGCAAAGTGACTGGCAAGATAGCCAAGCTGCCAGGCAAAGGGCGGCAAACTTCACCTTCTGAACCCTCTAGAGGCATCTTAAAAAAG gatgaTGAAGACAGTTCGGGAGACAGAGTGTCTACTGCTGGTAGTAGTGAGAAAGACAGGCTGACCCCAAGACCACTGTCGCAGACCAGGCCTATCATGG TCACTTTTGATGCCCCACCAGACCAGGCAACCATTGACAATGCCACACCCGTTGAGGCCATCAATTATTTCTGTGAAATGCAACTTGAGAAGCACATGGAAAGACTGAGAGCCGCGGAGACCCCTGCAGCCAGCAAAGTGAAAGAGGATGTAAAGAAAAACACTGTACTTGTCTTGCCAAAGATTAAAAG TGAAAGCAATCATTTAGTAAACag GGAGCAGGATGAACCGTCAGATCTTGAAAGTGAAGCCAG CGATGTGGTGGAGTTTAAAACATCAAG AGAGCTTTTCGAGGAAATGAAAAG GGAGAAAGAAAAGGAGCAACGACagcagagagaaaaagaaagacaagaaaaaCGAGAGAAAAAGAAATCGCCAAAGAAACCTACACCACCTCTACCAGAAAG CAGGAAGAAAGAAAAAGACAG TAAACCAAGCTTGGTACGTCTTGGGGAAACTCATACCAGCAAATGCAGACCACACAGGGAGACTTCATTAGCGGCAATAG AGTTCAAACTACCTTCCATATATCCGGGCAAACGAATGGAATACGATGGAATGTACGGCTTCACACCTAAGATAGATCTGCCCATGAAGACAGTAGTGATGAATCCATTTCCAAGCCCAGCTGACTACTACGAACAGTATCATCAGCCCATACTGCTGAGCCTCAAATCCtcacagaaatattttgttccTAGCCAGTCATACATCAAACCAACTGAGCTGATTTAG
- the LOC139147295 gene encoding WD repeat-containing protein 97-like isoform X9, producing MSLAQARKFLDSTQKKPGQKENETKAQFYWRKLRETIRFTVKNVYRSDLKSVVIGHGVHHVRKLNHINEITDVLYNPEAKEYLTVDCKGINIFHLDGRKKDFIQPDEEFTRLIHAKEVNEYIGWTPGGDELLLLSDEFELISVGKVPQKIYAVVYNEQCNEIVTAGVGNVTSWSFRYAAKHLIPRKMAKEGLTAQDIFPLISLEDTASRAQRAFTACGTAVAVFNLYEGKLVTYKRDLHVRNITSLLFFNPLKCLITAARDGTIKMWDETWHLKLVFVGHSGAVSCLAVYPYGPYIISGSHDCTLRVWSLETCDEVDMIETAEPVDGLGTVLKCDNVHSYSAFTVSLWKIRDIHTMHTAIGHKIDAIRLTNRPEPECPRRALVVTRDATVRVVAPSNGNVITSLIVDRKVGVVDAIYAQAEETLFVALKNGDMVLANTKVNPSVVKHTWKGSEGSEREHFNCLCLYEYIVENSLETDVWKGLFRSAKVTVQSPMKSSKMRGKDRTLVMGGRKDGYLAVLDWDTMEVTYKIEAHGYKGVLSLLANSKDDQLISAGLDPETSSNNVIKVWRVFPFAEESLAPLMSFYCANTPLHMSVMRSCLMVAFQEPSTATYSIVKYDINSKNRFDHSPNEDHIDDVTGLSCCPRMQVTASCSSDGTLRIWNEANRLIRIVKLNAMPTSLCFCSEKGDLLIGIGKHLHRIEHYKYMPKAYMMKMVSMHFPDEIDEDPLPYDGDLIHYMTHEDVKRLKHAHSSLYKFDHFVDVLTDEENEELTREKKTKEKEYAMLEARDSELRKIRDGKIALKKKPRPPPRVREEAFQKYLELLPRPEQIFVPKDDYFNPNAFMDVPDIQGEAPYREFSPMGFFPNPASIVREEDEEEDGVKVTRKRPLPINPSGFIPNSVLIRLLWKEEDTAQMKSDSWRPPALSEDQLAEINARKRPKDEDIERVFVWSDEEEEYVFPSPTPTPEAKKIEDMVEQEEREKAELEKPKSVPKSRVLKQLDIDMTRSPSPKELEVDVETPPPTPPPEEPKEEPKEEPKPPPKPKPVQPRKPIQKLIAKPKPKTPSPEPPPPPTPSPPRPPTPLPGFITQFRGAEWFEKYFPNAGPSTFPKPWTVSAFTTTLLKLEKIADYEMKTQIADAMMTLHVQDGLANSQQVADTILGLLNSSSPPTVQDEEQKAFILHALRLLQGLGSRDEATVVQMIVQYLDGDEEIRTQVRNLFIQMGVQDPHNYFFKELDSWEVWNLDEANHRTELQAMAKNWVQKWTELFKNHIRRTIELLKKGKVTGKIAKLPGKGRQTSPSEPSRGILKKDDEDSSGDRVSTAGSSEKDRLTPRPLSQTRPIMVTFDAPPDQATIDNATPVEAINYFCEMQLEKHMERLRAAETPAASKVKEDVKKNTVLVLPKIKSKPSLVRLGETHTSKCRPHRETSLAAIEFKLPSIYPGKRMEYDGMYGFTPKIDLPMKTVVMNPFPSPADYYEQYHQPILLSLKSSQKYFVPSQSYIKPTELI from the exons ATGAGCCTTGCACAAGCAAGGAAGTTCCTGGACTCAACCCAGAAGAAACCTGGACAAAAGGAAAATGAAACCAAAGCCCAGTTCTATTGGAGAAAACTTCGAGAAACAATTAGATTTACAGTGAAAAATGTTTACAGGTCTGACCTGAAAAGTGTTGTCATAGGACATGGTGTGCATCATGTGAGGAAACTAAATCATATCAATGAGATAACTGATGTGTTATACAACCCAGAAGCTAAG GAGTACTTGACCGTTGACTGTAAGGGTATCAACATTTTCCATTTGGATggaagaaagaaagactttaTTCAGCCAGATGAAGAGTTTACCAGACTGATCCATGCCAAGGAAGTCAATGAATACATTGGCTGGACACCAGGTGGAGATGAACTACTTTTGTTGTCTGATGAATTTGAACTTATTTCTGTCGGCAAAGTACCTCAGAAGATTTATGCCGTCGTGTACAATGAGCAGTGTAATGAAATAGTTACTGCTGGTGTTGGCAATGTTACA tCATGGAGCTTTCGATATGCAGCCAAGCACCTTATCCCGAGGAAGATGGCCAAAGAGGGTCTGACTGCTCAAGACATCTTTCCACTAATCTCACTGGAGGACACAGCCAGCAGAGCTCAGAGAGCTTTCACAGCATGTGGTACTGCAGTTGCAGTGTTCAATCTTTATGAAGGCAAACTAGTCACATACAAAAGAGACCTTCATGTCAGGAATATTACAAG CTTGCTGTTCTTCAACCCACTGAAGTGTTTGATCACAGCAGCCAGAGATGGAACTATCAAAATGTGGGATGAAACATGGCATTTGAAGCTAGTCTTTGTAGGCCACAGTGGTGCTGTTAGCTGTCTGGCTGTCTATCCATATGGACCATACATCATCTCAGGGTCCCATGACTGTACACTCAGAGTATGGAGTTTAGAAACCTGTGATGAAGTGGACAT gaTTGAAACTGCAGAACCTGTTGATGGTCTAGGTACAGTCCTCAAATGTGACAATGTACACAGCTATTCAGCATTCACCGTCTCTCTGTGGAAAATCCGGGATATACACACCATGCACACAGCAATAGG ACATAAAATAGATGCAATACGGCTCACAAACAGACCTGAACCTGAG TGCCCACGACGTGCGTTAGTAGTAACTAGAGATGCAACAGTCAGAGTGGTTGCACCCAGCAATGGAAATGTCATCACATCACTGATTGTGGATAGGAAAGTTGGAGTTGTGGATGCAATTTATGCCCAAGCAGAAG AAACATTATTTGTTGCTCTGAAGAATGGTGACATGGTACTGGCTAACACAAAAGTCAATCCCAGTGTTGTCAAGCATACATGGAAGGGCAGTGAAGGAAGTG AAAGAGAACATTTCAACTGCCTGTGTTTGTATGAATACATTGTGGAGAACTCCCTGGAAACTGATGTGTGGAAAGGACTGTTCAGGTCGGCCAAGGTCACAGTTCAAAGTCCCATGAAAAGTTCCAAGATGAGAGGCAAGGACAGAACACTGGTCATGGGTGGTCGTAAAGATGGCTACTTGGCTGTATTGGACTGGGACACCATGGAAGTCACCTACAAAATTGAG GCGCATGGCTACAAGGGTGTTCTGAGTCTTCTTGCCAACTCTAAAGATGATCAGCTCATCTCAGCTGGTCTAG ATCCTGAGACTTCGAGTA ACAATGTCATCAAAGTGTGGCGGGTATTTCCATTTGCTGAAGAGTCCCTGGCACCGCTGATGTCGTTTTACTGTGCAAATACTCCACTACACATGTCAGTCATGAGAAGTTGCTTGATGGTTGCTTTTCAAGAGCCGTCTACTGCCACCTACAGCATTGTCAAATATGACATCAATTCCAAAA atCGGTTTGATCACAGTCCAAACGAAGACCACATTGATGATGTTACAGGGCTCAGTTGCTGCCCTAGAATGCAGGTGACCGCTTCCTGCAGCTCTGACGGCACACTTAGAATATGGAATGAAGCTAACAGACTCATTag GATCGTCAAGCTGAACGCAATGCCCACAAGTCTGTGCTTCTGCAGTGAGAAAGGTGACCTGCTGATAGGAATAGGCAAACATTTACACAGGATTGAACACTACAAAT ATATGCCCAAAGCATACATGATGAAGATGGTATCCATGCATTTTCCTGATGAGATTGATGAAGATCCTTTACCCTATGACGGTGATTTGATACACTACATGACCCATGAAGATGTCAAGAGACTCAAACATGCACACTCCTCACTCTACAA ATTtgatcattttgtggatgttctcactgatgaagaaaatgaaGAGCTTACTAGAGAAAAGAAGACGAAGGAAAAA GAGTATGCCATGTTGGAAGCCAGAGACAGTGAATTGAGGAAGATTCGAGATGGAAAGATTGCACTGAAGAAGAAACCAAGACCACCTCCAAGAGTTAGAGAAGAGGCTTTTCAGAAATACTTAGAGTTACTTCCAAGGCCAGaacaaatattt GTACCCAAAGATGATTACTTCAACCCCAATGCATTCATGGATGTGCCAGACATTCAAG GAGAGGCACCGTACCGTGAGTTTTCCCCAATGGGTTTCTTTCCTAATCCTGCCTCCATCGTGCGGGAAGAAGATGAGGAAGAGGACGGAGTCAAAGTCACAAGGAAGAGACCTCTCCCCATCAACCCTTCGGGCTTCATTCCCAATTCCGTCCTTATACGTTTACTGTGGAAAGAGGAGGACACGGCACAGATGAAATCTGACTCATGGAGGCCGCCAGCATTGAGTGAAGATCAGTTAGCAGAGATTAATGCCAGAAAAAGG CCCAAGGACGAGGATATCGAG CGAGTTTTCGTCTGGAGTGATGAAGAAGAg GAGTATGTGTTTCCATCACCTACGCCAACTCCAGAG GCCAAGAAGATTGAAGACATGGTTGAACAAGAGGAGCGTGAGAAAGCCGAACTGGAAAAACCCAAATCAGTACCCAAATCACGGGTCCTCAAACAACTTGACATTGATATGACAAGGTCACCTTCACCCAAGGAATTGGAGGTGGATGTTGAAACCCCACCTCCCACCCCACCCCCTGAAGAACCTAAAGAAGAGCCCAAGGAGGAGCCCAAACCACCCCCTAAACCAAAACCTGTGCAACCCAGGAAACCCATTCAGAAGCTCATAGCCAAACCCAAGCCTAAAACACCCAGTCCTGAACCCCCACCTCCACCGACCCCATCACCCCCAAGACCGCCAACTCCTCTACCAGGATTTATTACACAGTTCAGAGGTGCTGAGTGGTTTGAAAAATACTTCCCAAATGCTGGACCAAGT ACCTTTCCCAAACCCTGGACAGTGTCAGCATTCACCACTACTCTGCTGAAACTGGAAAAGATTGCAGACTACGAGATGAAAACTCAGATTGCAGATGCCATGATGACACTCCACGTCCAGGACGGGCTGGCAAACTCCCAGCAGGTTGCCGACACCATACTTGGTTTATTGAACTCATCCTCCCCACCCACAGTACAAGACGAGGAACAGAAAGCATTCATTCTACATGCGTTGAGATTGTTACAGGGTCTAGGATCACGTGATGAAGCCACTGTGGTACAGATGATTGTACAGTACTTGGATGGAGATGAAGAGATAAG GACACAAGTGCGTAATCTGTTCATTCAAATGGGAGTCCAGGATCCTCACAATTATTTCTTCAAAGAATTGGATTCCTGGGAAGTGTGGAATCTGGACGAAGCCAATCACAGGACAGAACTGCAAGCCATGGCAAAGAATTGGGTTCAAAAATGGACGGAActattcaag AACCACATCAGGCGAACCATTGAACTCTTGAAGAAGGGCAAAGTGACTGGCAAGATAGCCAAGCTGCCAGGCAAAGGGCGGCAAACTTCACCTTCTGAACCCTCTAGAGGCATCTTAAAAAAG gatgaTGAAGACAGTTCGGGAGACAGAGTGTCTACTGCTGGTAGTAGTGAGAAAGACAGGCTGACCCCAAGACCACTGTCGCAGACCAGGCCTATCATGG TCACTTTTGATGCCCCACCAGACCAGGCAACCATTGACAATGCCACACCCGTTGAGGCCATCAATTATTTCTGTGAAATGCAACTTGAGAAGCACATGGAAAGACTGAGAGCCGCGGAGACCCCTGCAGCCAGCAAAGTGAAAGAGGATGTAAAGAAAAACACTGTACTTGTCTTGCCAAAGATTAAAAG TAAACCAAGCTTGGTACGTCTTGGGGAAACTCATACCAGCAAATGCAGACCACACAGGGAGACTTCATTAGCGGCAATAG AGTTCAAACTACCTTCCATATATCCGGGCAAACGAATGGAATACGATGGAATGTACGGCTTCACACCTAAGATAGATCTGCCCATGAAGACAGTAGTGATGAATCCATTTCCAAGCCCAGCTGACTACTACGAACAGTATCATCAGCCCATACTGCTGAGCCTCAAATCCtcacagaaatattttgttccTAGCCAGTCATACATCAAACCAACTGAGCTGATTTAG